A window of Gorilla gorilla gorilla isolate KB3781 chromosome 5, NHGRI_mGorGor1-v2.1_pri, whole genome shotgun sequence genomic DNA:
ataaaatgtgggcaacattttaaagttttttaaaatcctattttgATAAGTCAGTATGCCATATTTAATgaaatgttattatataatttttttttcttaggcaAGAAACCTATTGGAATTCGAGACTTAATTAATGAAGCTTTGCATCGAGAAACGATGGGTCTGAAGTCCAAAGTGAAACAGATAAAGGAACTTTTATTAAAGCCTGAGACTCAGGCCAAAATTAGGAGGGAGCTTTTTGAAGGAAGACTTATTAACAACAGTAATTCAGCAAATGACGTTGATTTCAGCACAACTTTGACATAAGCTCTACATTGCGATTGTGACAACATAGCTTATGAAATCTTTTCAGCTTATTAAGTAGCTCTTTGGTAAataccaaagaagtttctgatagtGTCTGCACAACAGCAAACCAACATTTGGTGAGGAATTAGCAATTTCTTGCCAAAGAAAATTGATTCTGCCCAATTATTTTTTGAGCTACACTTGTGTTTTAGAATGTCTGTTTCTGTAATATTGAGAGTTATTTTATAGAAATGATTTCTTAATTAGCTGTTGTGAGATATTTCTCGGGTCCTTGCAGAAAAAAAACATACAGACTGTGAACAAATCATtcacaaacagaataaaacagaGCCAACAACAGTATTTTAAGAGTCACTTGCCTCCTGTTGACACGATTGTTGCTAAATCAAAAGAAGCGTTGTCCAGGTGTGTCTACATCTAGCGTTACTTTTAATGAGAATTTGAATGTTTATTGAACAATAGTACTTGAATGaacatttataaatgtaattattgCGATCACTGGTTAAGAATGTTTTATATATCCTTATAATATTTTTCACTGATCAAAATGTTgttctgctttttcatttcttaagGAATACATgtttgggatttttattttttacatgtcCGAAGATAAGCTCCAGGTCTTACCGTATCCCTTGCCATCTGAACTTGTTTGCACTGCTTCCGTTTGAAAGAGCATCTTGAAAAACTTCCCCGGTATGATGATTGTTGGTAACAACTTTTTCTATAGTCATTGCAAAATTGCTGCTACCAGTAGATCATGATGGAGGGGAAATCACTGGAGATCAAATATGTAAAatcatttcaaatataaaatacagtttaCTCATGGATTTTAGCTATTTTTTCACTGGGTAAATTATACTACATTTATTTACAAATGAGTTTATGCATTTTCATGGCTCTTAATAAACATATTGTTTTCCCTTGTtgcttttcctcatttctttttttcactcttgAGAGTAGTTGGATCTATGTTGGCGTAACGAAGTCATAAATCGGAGCTCCAATAGTTTCAGTGTAGCTTCACCTTTATGATCCCGTCCTTCATGCTAAGAGAGCACAGTTGTCAAAGCACCTTCAACTTTACCCTTTAAAATCATATCAAATCAGTCAGCTTCACAGAGAATTAACAACAGCACCTTAAATTCAAAGAAAATCTACATAGCGTCTTATAAACAGCTAAGAATGTGACACTGATGTGACATCCTAGCAAAGATGAAAAGTGGAGGTCCATCCAGGTGCAGAATCCTGGGAGCTGTTTGCCATGAAACCCTTTTCAGTGGTAGAGGGCTTGACTGTTTGTTTGTAAATGGCTTCTTTAAGTAAATCCTTAAGGTAGAAAGCAAAGATAGTTTTGGCCTTGCCTTGTTTTTCAAACAAGGAAACAGACTCCAAAAGGTGGCATGCCTTATCCAGGGCCCCACTGCTATCAGGGAACTGGACTTGAACTGTCACCCAGGGCTCTATGTCAATGCCCCAGTGTTATCCTTACCACCCCATAATCTAAGTGAACAGTATTTCTGGAGAGAAGGCACTTCTcagcatgtatatacagatatcctCTGGGAGCGATTCCCAGTCCATCTAGATATAATTTGAAAGGCTAAAATAGTATATACTTTTTGCAATCTGGGGTTACATGTCTTACTgttattttagtttaaaatatttttgttaaattttgttaaatactAAGTCCCAGGTTGTGTGCCAGGTGATTTAGGCTTATGATTAAATTTCTTCCCTTCAGTGACCCTATTAGGAAGTAATTAGTACTTTTACAAATTAGGAATCAGGGGCCCTGTGTGGTTAAATAGCCCAGGGTTATAAAGCTAATAAAGGTAAGGCCAAATTTAAACTACGATCTGTTCTAATTCAAAGCCAACACTTTTTCCAAAATGCAGCACTTCTCTCCACCAAGTACGATATATTTGACAAATTAAAAAGTGTAAGAAAAGGAAAGTCACTTTCTTTGACTAAACCAGCTTCCTTGCAGCCCTGAATTTCTCTGAACTTACATGAGAGTGATCAGCTGATGTGATGGAACTGAAAATCACATCACCCAGATACTTAATATAGGGATTAAGGATTCTAATCCTTACCAATGAAAGCTCCATTTAAGAAGGTTTATGAAGAAAATGGaaggtataaaataaaaaattttattttccatttttaaaagtgaataagACATTAATTTGCAGAACTCTATGTTTGGGATCTGAAATGTTCCAAGTGACTTTATTCCCATTAGTCAGTCACAGAATAACTGCTCTTTGGGTCACATAGGCAGAGTGAGTTGTCCTGAGTCGGTACTGTATGTTATGTAGCCTTGTCTTGTGACAGGGAGGCTGCATGGTTGGCAGCAGAGTGCTGGCTTGGGCCTTTTAGACTGTGTCTTCTAGACTTGGGTCCACCACTGACACATGATCTTGACCAAACCAAttcacttttctgagcctcagtgccCAATCTGGAATTGGAAAGAGTTTGGCCAGGTGATTTTCAAGGATCCTAGAACAGTGCACTTTGTGACCACACCATGATGCTACTCACGCAGATACCGCTGTCTCAGTTAGCTACTGCTGTGTGAGGCCTTGAAGGGGCCACGCTGTTCCATCTGTTGGCAGGAAGAGCTTAGAGTTCTAGAAGACTTCACACTCTGTTTGACTTGTGTTGGTTGTCAGCTTCGCGTAGGGAAGCCCCAGTGGCACATGTTCACATTTATCAACAAATGCCAACATTTTTGGGGATCAATCACTGGAAAAGTGATATGTCCTAGATGAATTAGGAATGTcaaaaagtaatattttcaaCAGCAGGACAAAATTCTGTCAGCTTTGAACTTGGtcccatttataaaatgttagattattattgtattagtctACTTCTCagcatagaaatatttatttttataggccTTTGAGATATACTAGATTtgtattcaataaattttaatttttaagattaataatttttaatttagagacaaaaaatcttaattttaagaTTAATAATTTTAAGATTCAAATTATTCATTCCAAAACTCCAAATGTGTTACCTTCCAGTCATCCCAGCAGCCAGGCACTCCCATAAGGAGGTAATTAAAGCAGTTTGACTTCATGTTCTGGACATTATTTCAGGCATGTGACCAAACAGATGTGTTTGCTTCTCTGCATTCGATCACAGGTGCAGAAACCATCTATCACATCATGTAACAAATTAGGAATTTATTTCATTATACAATCAAGATAGTGATTTATTTCATTATACAAACTATAGATTTTGTACTATAAAATCTTTTAGTATCTCCACACAtaaattgatgaatggataaccTTTCATCATCCCTTATTTTCAACACTTTCAAATCTCACctataataattttaactttaaacaAATTGTAGATACAACCCTAAATTCCAGTTTTCCTAGGTAGATAgacttcatataaaaataaatcaacttggtgtactttaaaaaatagtttctagGTCCCTATATGAATTTGATAGCAGCACAGATGCTAATGAGACAAGTCCCTAGATTATTTCATTCACAGTGAAAATGAATATTAAAGCAGTTCACTTAGAGTCAGTGAATTTAAAATTGTGATGTTAACTACAGCACTTCATTTCTGCATCACGGTTTTGAGGATAAAGGCTTATTTGTAAGGTAATTTGAGAGCTTCTAAAGAGGAAGGTGCTATTATCATCTCCAAGGTGATATGCTCAAAACTACTTATTTGAATCCATTAAGTGTAACTGATAAAGTTAGGTGATTTgggatgattttaaaatgtaaactgcaATATTTACTCATCTGCATATTCcatcatttaatcatttattgGAAGACCATGAAATTCTATTACAGCATCAAAGAAACAATTAAACTAAGAAATTCATCGTTTTCAGTAAATCTATGTTGCTTTCCCTGTAATGGTTCACATTATTTCTGAAAAGTTACTATTCAGTGACACTGCCCTATATATTTACGTGTTACTTTCTTTGACTGACCTGAGAAAAGTGACACAGTCCTGCTTGCAGTCCTGCCAACTTTTGGTATATGCAGAAGCAGCTCTTGTTCTTAGGTAAACACAGTAAACTGGTacaatgctttatttatttatttttagagacaaggtcttcctctgtcacccaggctggagtgcagcagtgcaatcagatcataactcactgcagcctccaactcctgagctcaagggatcctcctgtgtcagcctcctgagttgctggaactagaggcacactaccatgcccagtgaattttaaaattttttgtagagacagggtcttactgttgcccaagctggccttgaactcctggcctcaagtgatcctcccaccttggcctcccaaagtgttgagattacaggcatgagccaccatacctggcctggtACAATGCTTTAAATTATTCCTGATACTTCCTGCCCAAAACCACCTGGGCACAATATTGCCATGATAATATCTTCGAACGAAAGACATTgtcttcactgattttttttttagtcacaTATGTTATCTTATCcataatttcaaaaaatcttattttgaaaCCACTAATGTGGGATATATGAAGTTGTAGGAGGTGAGAGGACAAAGAAATTAATCTTACAGCTGGACAGGAATTACAGTGCTGAGGAAAGAAACGAAAATGATACTTATGCACGAATCCAAAGAATATCTGATATGCTAATTGAAGTagagaaaatagaatgaatatgCAACAGTGGGGAGATAGATACTAAGCATGTCTTTTCAAGATTCTGGAAGACAAATTTAGAAGCTGTTTTTCCCAGGTCCATGCTCAAGAAGTGTCTTTAGGGAGAGGTAACAAGGGCCTTTGATGATTTGGTGGGCATTTGTCACACTTGGTGACTGCCCAGTATCTTTTGAACTCCTCTCCTGTCTTCGTGTAGCTTTCTACCTTGTGAATCTTGCTTCCCTGGGACAGAGGCCCCAAGGTGGAGGCCAAGAACTCATCCTCAGCCTTCCATGTCACTGGGGTTCAGATATGTGACCTGGGCTCCACCAAGCAACAGGGAAACCCTGCATGGAATCAGTTCATCCTGGCAGGGATGGTGGAGAGATAGCCAGCTCTCAGAAGCAGTAGTGGCAAAGGCCCTACCTGGCTGGGGTGTCCCACATCCCACATATCCCTATTCTGTGTAAGAATTACAAGCTGGTAAAAAAGTAGCACCAGCTGGATTCTCCCAGATCAGCTGGCAGTGTAATAAGGCATTGTTCCTACTGCTTAGCCACTCAGTCTAGTTTTCTGGACCTTCTAAGGATTCTGTGAGCTACTGAATATCCTTTAATTAGTTCCCTTTCCATTTAAACTAGCCGAAGTTGGTTCTGTTATTTGCAGCTAAAAAtcttgactaataaaggctctaCTCACTAAATCAGTATTTCAACACAAGGCACAACTGGCATTTTGGATTGGAGATTTCTTCATAGTGTGGGATGGTTCTGTGCATAGTAAGTTACCAATCCAGATCCCCAGacactaaatgccagtagcagATTCTTGTTATTGTGACAACAAAATGTGCCCCACACATTTCCCAATCCACTTCAGACGGGGGTCACACAACCCCCAGTTGAGGAGTACACTATTAAATAGTGCTTTCCCAGCAGTGTTAAAGAGTTAGTGCTCCTTCCCACCTCCACTATTATCAAGAAGTAATTTAGTCTCGAACAGCACATGCTCACTGGGGTTCTGTACACACATTATCAGGAACTGGGGTAGAAAACAGCAAAATGAAACCACCGGCATAGTTTATGTGACATGGATCAAAATACCTAGTTACTGCACTTGGAAAATGGCTGAAAGGATCAGTTGTGATGACAGTTATGATGCCATTGTTGCAGGAATTTTCTTGGTTTATGTGATTCTCTGGGTAGACTTAGATAGTGAAATAGAGAAGATAGcctctaaattttaaaacaatatgacATGATTAACATATTATCACTTAATATAATAACAGGGTTATGTCTtattcatttcattaaaaaaggaagttaaaatattttacattatatgcTTAAGAGGAAAAGTCTATAATAAatgtacagtagtccccccttattcATGGGGGTTATgttccaagatccccagtggCTGCCTGAAACCGTGGATAGTACCAAAccttatatatactatgttttcttctatacaCAGGTAAGTTTATTCTATACTTCTAAtatatacctatgataaagtttaatttataaattaggtacagtaagattaacaataataataaaatagaacaattataatactATACTATAATacaagttatgtgaatgtggtctctgtCTTAGAATATATTGTACTGAGCTCGCTTATTTTCAGAACTTAGTTTGTAACTGTGTCCCAAAGAGTTAGAGAAACCAATGACTaacagactgggtgtggtggctcacgcctttaatcccaacactttgggaggctgaaacaggtggatcacctgaggtcaggagttcgagactaggctggccaacatggtgaaaccctgtctctactaaaaatacaaaaattagccgaccaTGGTGGCgctaacctgtaatcccagctactcgggaggctgaggcaggataatcactggaacccaggaggcggagggtgtagtaagctgagatcgcaccactgcactccatcctgggcaaaagagcaagactccatctccaaaaaaaaaaaaaaaaaaaaaagaaaaagaaaaaaagaaaccaacaagcAATGTCTATCAGAAATTCTTGAGTTTTCATGATGGCAGATAAGAAACAACCTGCTTAAACACTGAAATTTGCTCTGCTTATGAGATAAAAGAACTGGCTGAAATCTGTTTGAACTAAGATAGCAGACTGGTGTTTGTGCAGAATGAACCTGCTGAAGTCATAGCCTGAATTCCCACTGCATGTTTCATACTAACTCCCCCTGAATTTGCACACGGGACCCATGAAGTGGCATGAAGAGATAACTGAGCATGCCCACGGACTTTCCAgacctcccctttccttccaccaACCACCTGCTAATCCCAGTATCCACCCCTTAaactttttctaataaaattactgCCTTAAGGCCAGCACAGGGAGACAGATTTCAGCTTGACTCCTGTCTCTTTGAGACGATTTTCAATATAAAGCTTTTCGTTTCTCAAAAAATCTGGTGTCAGTTTTGACTTCCAGCACATCAGGCAGGGAGCCCCATTTGCTCAATAACAGGTTGACACCAAGTAACTGAAACCGAAGGTAAGGAGGTACTACTATATTTCAATATAAGAAATATTAGTTATATGTTAGAAATATAGGAGTATTTTAATATAAGAAAAGTATTAATTTTCCCTGAGAATCATGATAGAAATGTTTTAGATAGAAATGGGAAAGAACTATTGCTTTTGGCTCTACTAACATCTGGAGAAAGGTGACTCCTGATtgacacacatggaaatatacagaGAAGTTCAAGGGAGCATTCAAATCAAAGGAATGAAGTAAGCAGACGAAAGAGAGTGAGCACATCACATTAAGTACAGATGTAGGGATTCAAACTTTATTTTAGCACAGAATCACCAGACTTTAGTGCATTCAGAATGTCTTTTATGCCCATCCTAAATAAATCTTATAGTTAGTTTTCAAGCATAATGAAAATCAGTGAATACTCTCGACCTAACTGCAATAAAACAACACACAGTTGTCGCTTGGTATTTTTGGGGGATTAGTTCCAGGACCTCCCCAGGATACCAAAATATGTGGATGTTCAAGTCCCTAACATAAAATGGTGCAGTATTAGCATAAAACCTATGTTCATCCTCCCCGTATATTTTAAAtcactagattacttataatacctaatacaatgtaaaggcTATAAATGGATATTGTATTGGTCTTTTATTTgtattaactttttttgttttttcccctccaACTATTTTTGATCATTGGTTGGTTGAATCATTCATGTGGAACTCTTGGATTCCAAGGACCAATGGTAAATAGGGATGTTTATGCCTGAGGTAGATTGGATTATTGTTCCCAATTCTTTATCCCTGTGTGTATCCTTTTCCATGTGACTGCCTTTTCCATGTAATTTACAGTTAATCTCACCAAAGGCAGAGCACAGTTAACCCTTGAACAATACAGGcttgaactgtgcaggtccacttatatacaaattttttttgaCCAAATGCAGATAAAAAATACAGTCTTCTTGGGATGTGAAACTTG
This region includes:
- the AKAP7 gene encoding A-kinase anchoring protein 7 isoform X11: MGQLCCFPFSRDEGKISKKPIGIRDLINEALHRETMGLKSKVKQIKELLLKPETQAKIRRELFEGRLINNSNSANDVDFSTTLT